In Nitrospirota bacterium, the following are encoded in one genomic region:
- a CDS encoding class I SAM-dependent methyltransferase, which translates to MSIRKRLEVIYWFLEHLIIPQLKHSQLIYEEILKKHINKDSVWLDLGCGHQILPAWRKEAEKVLVRSCDSIVGIDYEHESLLKHRSISLKVRANIASLPFKSGTFDVITSNMVLEHVKYPEKTLKEVSLILKPGGIFIFHTTNLNSYSAMISRLIPTSFQKKLVKLLDNRKEEDTFTTYYLINTPGAIKEVAVRTGFNIKMIRLTVSSARLIVLPPLVILELLWIRILMKNCLKNLRTNIVVILEKKTQTL; encoded by the coding sequence ATGTCAATTAGAAAAAGATTGGAGGTTATCTATTGGTTCCTTGAACACCTTATAATACCTCAGCTAAAACACTCCCAATTAATTTATGAGGAGATACTTAAAAAGCACATCAATAAAGATTCTGTATGGCTGGATTTGGGTTGCGGTCATCAAATTCTTCCTGCTTGGCGTAAAGAGGCGGAGAAAGTATTGGTTCGTAGCTGCGATAGTATCGTAGGTATCGATTATGAACATGAATCACTTCTTAAACATCGATCAATCAGTCTTAAGGTTCGCGCAAATATTGCTTCGCTTCCTTTCAAGAGCGGGACATTCGATGTAATCACCAGCAATATGGTACTCGAGCATGTTAAATACCCTGAGAAAACTCTAAAAGAAGTAAGTCTTATATTAAAACCAGGCGGAATTTTTATCTTTCATACGACGAACTTAAATAGTTATTCTGCGATGATTAGCCGGTTGATTCCTACAAGTTTTCAAAAGAAGTTGGTCAAATTATTGGATAACCGTAAGGAAGAAGATACTTTTACTACTTATTACTTGATAAATACACCCGGAGCCATAAAAGAGGTGGCCGTTCGCACTGGTTTTAACATAAAGATGATAAGGCTCACCGTTTCATCGGCAAGATTGATTGTCTTGCCCCCATTAGTTATTTTGGAACTATTATGGATAAGGATTCTGATGAAAAATTGTTTAAAGAATTTGAGAACTAATATTGTCGTCATATT
- a CDS encoding glycosyltransferase family 2 protein: MEFTFWVFIGLIFYVYLGYPILLFVLNFFYKIPEIKTSPIFNKRISIIISAYNEEKFIASKIENILSLDYPEALVEIIVGSDGSTDRTNEIVSQYQQRNLKLFAFKKNRGKTAVQNDCVAKANGEIIIFMDAASLCNQAALKALVKHFEDEKIGCVAGRIIYTQKRGNIVEEGQGLYWKYEQILKRLEGKIGSLVGVDGPLYAIRNKAYIPLKPEIISDLVSPLLVLGQGYNVIFEPDAIAYEEATTNTHDEFNTRERVVLRGLAGLFNHFELFNFLRYPFLVFQLISHKILRWQIGFCFLGSIVTSIFLSKTDYRYEIFLYIIVFFCLIGILGFYLNKNGKKIFIFSVPYYFLLVNFAAIVGTLNFLMGKRIISWIPKRS; the protein is encoded by the coding sequence ATGGAATTTACTTTCTGGGTTTTTATAGGTTTGATATTTTATGTATATTTGGGATATCCAATATTGTTGTTCGTACTTAATTTTTTCTATAAAATACCAGAAATAAAAACATCTCCCATCTTTAACAAAAGAATCAGCATAATTATATCCGCCTACAATGAGGAAAAATTTATTGCCTCCAAAATTGAGAACATCTTAAGCTTGGACTATCCGGAAGCCTTGGTAGAAATCATTGTGGGCTCCGATGGGTCTACGGATAGAACAAACGAAATTGTCAGCCAATATCAGCAACGAAATCTAAAGCTATTTGCGTTTAAAAAAAATCGCGGTAAAACAGCTGTTCAGAATGATTGTGTGGCAAAGGCAAATGGTGAGATTATTATATTTATGGACGCAGCTTCGCTATGCAATCAGGCAGCGCTGAAAGCATTAGTCAAACATTTTGAGGACGAAAAGATTGGCTGTGTCGCCGGCAGAATTATATACACGCAAAAGAGGGGGAATATAGTTGAGGAAGGACAGGGGCTTTACTGGAAGTACGAGCAAATACTAAAAAGGTTAGAAGGCAAAATTGGGTCGCTCGTAGGAGTAGATGGCCCCTTGTACGCAATCCGCAACAAGGCTTATATTCCCTTAAAACCTGAAATCATCAGTGATCTGGTTTCTCCCCTGCTGGTTCTAGGACAAGGGTATAATGTAATTTTTGAGCCGGATGCGATTGCATATGAAGAAGCAACGACAAATACTCACGATGAATTTAACACAAGGGAACGGGTCGTTCTGCGCGGCTTGGCAGGTCTTTTTAATCATTTTGAATTGTTCAATTTCTTAAGGTATCCTTTCTTGGTTTTTCAACTCATATCACATAAAATTCTTAGGTGGCAAATTGGCTTCTGCTTTTTAGGTTCAATAGTCACTTCTATTTTTCTTTCTAAGACAGATTATCGCTACGAAATCTTCTTATATATCATTGTCTTTTTCTGTCTTATAGGAATATTGGGATTCTATTTAAATAAAAACGGTAAAAAAATATTTATTTTCTCAGTTCCATATTATTTTCTGCTGGTGAATTTTGCAGCCATAGTCGGCACTTTAAATTTTTTAATGGGAAAACGTATTATTTCCTGGATCCCTAAGCGCAGTTGA